A stretch of Candidatus Methylacidithermus pantelleriae DNA encodes these proteins:
- a CDS encoding RuBisCO large subunit C-terminal-like domain-containing protein → MRSPLEQDKNSNLCSNRDPVPEGALRVTYRLACSPAEAQSLAQALLLEQTVELPSHAVGREALEKLGTIESIHQKGKRSFEVHITYRWETLGGELPQALNVIFGNVSLWKNVRLVKLEPSPCLQGIFPGARLGQAGLRETLGVEGRPLLCSALKPMGLDVSQLALLAAELAAGGVDIVKEDHGLGNQPFAPFGERVYRCSASIQDAASRTGKRTLYVPNVTAPMEEISSRARLAKKAGAGGLLLCPGISGWDSVRMLATDPELGLPLFVHPALLGSFIAKPQSGFSPEVLFGTLPRLVGADATIFPHWRSRFPFSRASCARITNATREHLYIWKAIFPVPAGGIKLEELPTVLDFYGKDAILLIGGSLLSHPEGLQRACSEIFSTIQKKFPS, encoded by the coding sequence ATGAGGAGCCCACTTGAGCAGGACAAAAATAGCAACCTTTGTTCGAACAGGGATCCAGTTCCAGAAGGGGCGCTTCGGGTCACTTACCGACTGGCGTGTTCTCCCGCCGAAGCCCAGTCCCTTGCCCAAGCATTACTTTTGGAACAGACGGTTGAACTGCCATCCCATGCTGTAGGCAGAGAGGCCCTCGAAAAACTCGGAACGATAGAGTCAATCCATCAAAAAGGGAAAAGGAGTTTTGAAGTTCACATCACCTATCGATGGGAGACACTGGGAGGAGAGCTTCCGCAAGCCTTAAACGTCATCTTTGGAAATGTCAGCCTGTGGAAAAACGTCCGTTTGGTTAAGCTTGAACCTTCTCCCTGTCTCCAAGGCATTTTTCCCGGAGCTCGCTTGGGACAAGCGGGTCTTCGAGAGACGCTCGGCGTGGAAGGGCGGCCTCTACTTTGCTCCGCGTTAAAGCCGATGGGGTTGGATGTCAGCCAACTGGCCTTGCTGGCAGCAGAGCTTGCAGCTGGGGGAGTGGACATCGTGAAAGAAGACCACGGGTTGGGCAACCAACCCTTTGCTCCTTTTGGGGAACGAGTTTACCGATGTAGCGCCAGCATACAAGATGCCGCTTCTCGTACAGGCAAGCGTACACTTTATGTCCCCAATGTCACCGCTCCCATGGAGGAAATTTCTTCCCGTGCCCGCCTGGCAAAGAAGGCAGGGGCCGGAGGGCTCCTCCTTTGCCCTGGAATTTCCGGATGGGATTCCGTCCGGATGCTAGCCACCGATCCCGAGCTGGGTCTTCCTCTTTTCGTCCACCCAGCTCTCCTTGGATCCTTTATCGCAAAACCCCAGAGCGGTTTTTCTCCCGAAGTTCTTTTCGGAACGCTCCCCAGACTCGTCGGTGCCGATGCTACGATCTTTCCTCACTGGCGAAGCCGGTTTCCTTTTTCTCGCGCCAGCTGTGCCAGGATTACCAACGCCACAAGGGAACATCTTTACATTTGGAAAGCGATCTTTCCGGTTCCCGCCGGTGGCATCAAGCTCGAAGAGTTACCAACGGTCCTCGATTTCTATGGAAAAGATGCGATTCTCCTCATAGGGGGAAGCCTGCTCTCTCACCCCGAAGGGCTCCAACGCGCGTGCTCGGAAATTTTTTCCACAATCCAAAAAAAATTTCCTTCTTAA
- a CDS encoding GatB/YqeY domain-containing protein yields MAIVTRVAEELRAAMQRKEAHRVSTLRTLKSALQYATIEKGAQLTESEEIQVVRREIKRRADASAGFRQGGRLELAQKEEEEARILEEFLPKALSDEELENLARETIQELGASSVAQLGPVMKAVMAKIAGRAEGKRVQEVVRRLLLTT; encoded by the coding sequence ATGGCTATTGTCACTCGAGTTGCAGAAGAACTACGTGCTGCGATGCAAAGGAAGGAGGCCCACCGGGTTTCCACTTTACGAACGCTCAAAAGCGCGCTCCAGTACGCCACGATTGAAAAAGGAGCTCAGCTTACGGAAAGCGAGGAAATCCAGGTGGTTCGCAGGGAGATCAAGCGACGAGCCGATGCTTCGGCCGGTTTTCGGCAAGGGGGAAGACTGGAACTGGCCCAAAAGGAGGAAGAGGAGGCGAGGATCCTCGAAGAGTTCCTTCCCAAAGCCCTCTCCGACGAGGAGCTGGAAAATCTGGCCAGGGAAACAATCCAAGAACTGGGAGCCTCTTCCGTGGCTCAACTGGGCCCCGTTATGAAGGCGGTCATGGCCAAAATTGCCGGACGAGCGGAGGGGAAGAGAGTGCAGGAAGTGGTGCGACGCCTGCTATTGACAACCTAG
- a CDS encoding LptF/LptG family permease, whose protein sequence is MKTLYRYLLRQVLAGTLGATGVLVFVLVTANFLRDGIELLNNREVSLWVVLQLIGYLVPFVLTFALPWGLLVAVLLVFGRLAQNRELLALHANGISLASIVAPILWMALALSFFSFWINAFLGPRSRHAFKELFADTIISHPICLFQSQRAVDQFQGFRIFVGGRRDTELQDVHLWQIDEGYRPVRCVRARKAQILQDLKHHRLVLTLYKARQEERTGWGPNAEVQETSGGRADELPLEISLIPLIERMGTPRSTGGSTLAEIAKDLLDRSSILHRSNPTPVLTEIQKRLAFSFSCFTFALVGIPIALWTRRGETSLNLALSLAIVLAYYLVILAGDALKARTTLFPELIVWFPNFAFQLAGCAFLWKASRL, encoded by the coding sequence GTGAAGACCCTCTACCGCTACCTCCTCCGGCAAGTCCTGGCAGGTACCTTGGGGGCTACGGGTGTACTCGTCTTCGTTCTGGTCACGGCCAATTTTCTTCGGGACGGAATCGAGCTTCTCAATAACCGGGAGGTCAGCCTTTGGGTTGTCTTGCAGCTCATCGGGTACCTCGTCCCTTTCGTTCTGACCTTTGCGCTCCCCTGGGGACTCCTGGTCGCCGTGCTTCTGGTTTTTGGCCGATTGGCGCAAAACCGGGAACTCCTGGCGCTCCATGCCAATGGAATCAGTTTGGCTTCGATCGTTGCGCCCATCCTTTGGATGGCTTTAGCGCTGAGCTTTTTCTCCTTTTGGATTAACGCCTTCCTGGGCCCTCGAAGCCGGCACGCCTTTAAGGAACTTTTTGCTGATACGATCATTTCGCATCCCATTTGCCTTTTCCAATCACAGAGAGCGGTTGACCAGTTCCAAGGTTTCCGGATTTTTGTGGGAGGCCGGCGTGATACGGAGCTTCAAGACGTTCACTTGTGGCAGATCGATGAAGGATACCGGCCGGTCCGGTGCGTTCGGGCGCGAAAAGCGCAAATCCTGCAGGACTTGAAACACCACCGGCTGGTTTTGACTCTCTACAAGGCTCGCCAAGAAGAGAGGACCGGCTGGGGTCCTAACGCAGAGGTTCAGGAGACCTCAGGAGGCCGTGCGGACGAGCTCCCGTTAGAAATTTCTCTTATCCCGCTGATCGAGCGGATGGGAACCCCGAGATCAACCGGCGGTTCCACCCTGGCAGAGATTGCCAAGGATCTTCTGGATCGCTCTTCCATTCTCCATCGTTCCAATCCAACCCCCGTGCTGACCGAGATTCAAAAAAGGCTAGCGTTTTCCTTTTCGTGTTTCACGTTTGCGCTGGTAGGGATTCCGATTGCCCTTTGGACGCGCAGGGGGGAGACTTCGCTCAATCTGGCCCTGAGTTTGGCCATTGTCCTTGCGTACTATCTGGTCATTCTGGCAGGGGATGCGCTCAAAGCCCGTACTACCCTTTTCCCGGAATTGATCGTATGGTTCCCCAATTTCGCTTTCCAGTTGGCTGGTTGTGCCTTTCTTTGGAAGGCAAGCCGCCTATGA
- the gcvT gene encoding glycine cleavage system aminomethyltransferase GcvT, which translates to MPVLTDSEFLRKTPLFELEQELGAHFTAFAGWELPLYFSSILSEHRSVRMRVGIFDVSHMGKIWISGPTSSNWLNRILPRDLSSVPLGKGVYTFFLSETGGILDDLIAYRIDSTRWLCVVNASQREKDLAWLRTFLEPGVALEDATEAYAIVAIQGPLFRSLLESAFEHTPRLPPRFGIWPWECQNDSWIARTGYTGEDGVEVLVPRPSVERVFRRLCKAADELGGRPCGLGARDSLRIEAGLPLVGQELTPDRTPLEVGGEIGISLEKTANFPGKQTLQEQQRQGVHWKLMAWESLPNTPLARAGSPIFGENGQVGWITSATYSPIFERPVGMGYVAQDQAREGKGLTTEVRGKRVSIFLRARPLYRKRDTYEHS; encoded by the coding sequence GTGCCAGTTTTGACCGATTCAGAATTTTTACGAAAGACCCCGTTATTTGAGCTCGAGCAAGAGCTCGGCGCACACTTCACGGCTTTCGCTGGCTGGGAACTTCCCCTCTACTTTTCGAGCATTTTGTCAGAGCACCGTTCTGTTCGGATGCGGGTCGGGATTTTTGACGTATCCCATATGGGGAAGATTTGGATTTCGGGTCCAACATCTTCGAATTGGCTCAACCGGATCCTTCCGCGAGATCTTTCCTCGGTCCCTTTGGGAAAAGGCGTTTACACCTTTTTTCTCTCGGAAACGGGGGGAATTCTTGACGATTTGATCGCTTACCGCATCGATTCAACCCGGTGGCTTTGCGTGGTGAACGCTTCCCAGAGAGAAAAGGATCTTGCCTGGCTTCGGACTTTCCTGGAGCCCGGCGTGGCGCTCGAAGACGCAACAGAAGCTTATGCGATTGTCGCAATCCAAGGGCCTCTCTTTCGTTCTCTTCTGGAATCGGCTTTTGAGCACACCCCCCGATTGCCTCCTCGCTTTGGGATTTGGCCCTGGGAGTGCCAGAACGATAGCTGGATTGCGCGAACCGGCTATACGGGTGAAGATGGAGTGGAAGTCCTCGTTCCCAGGCCCAGTGTGGAAAGGGTTTTCCGAAGGCTTTGCAAGGCCGCCGACGAGCTGGGTGGCCGACCCTGCGGGCTTGGAGCCCGCGATAGCCTGCGCATTGAAGCGGGACTGCCCCTGGTTGGCCAGGAATTGACTCCCGATCGAACGCCTCTGGAGGTGGGTGGAGAAATTGGGATTTCTCTAGAAAAAACGGCTAACTTTCCTGGAAAACAAACGTTGCAAGAGCAACAACGTCAGGGAGTCCATTGGAAACTCATGGCTTGGGAAAGCCTCCCCAATACTCCCCTAGCCAGGGCGGGCTCCCCCATCTTTGGCGAAAATGGCCAAGTAGGATGGATTACCAGTGCCACCTATTCTCCGATCTTTGAGCGACCCGTTGGTATGGGGTATGTCGCCCAGGACCAAGCAAGAGAAGGGAAAGGGCTTACCACCGAGGTCCGAGGAAAGCGCGTTTCGATCTTCCTTCGTGCCCGCCCTCTCTATCGAAAGCGCGATACTTATGAACATTCCTAA
- the gcvH gene encoding glycine cleavage system protein GcvH: MNIPNDRFYTSTHEWVLVNESVATVGITDHAQSQLSDIVYVELPAPGKRVEKGTVVAVVESVKAAADVYAPVTGTVMEVNDALREEPSFINQDPYGQGWIVRLQIEKPSELSSLLSPEAYRLLSNGAS, from the coding sequence ATGAACATTCCTAACGACCGGTTCTATACGTCAACCCATGAGTGGGTTCTTGTAAACGAGTCGGTAGCCACCGTGGGGATCACGGACCATGCGCAGTCCCAGCTTTCTGACATCGTTTATGTGGAACTACCCGCGCCCGGAAAGCGGGTCGAAAAGGGAACCGTAGTAGCCGTCGTTGAGTCGGTAAAGGCGGCTGCCGACGTTTATGCTCCAGTCACAGGGACAGTTATGGAAGTCAACGACGCGCTCCGGGAGGAACCTTCCTTCATTAACCAGGATCCCTACGGCCAAGGGTGGATCGTTAGATTGCAGATTGAGAAGCCTTCCGAGCTTAGCTCTCTTTTATCTCCAGAGGCCTATCGCTTGTTATCAAACGGGGCTTCTTAG
- a CDS encoding lysylphosphatidylglycerol synthase domain-containing protein: MEIVFRLSDGNCQHAQSLSSLRPTDTPKPMHWPAFYLPSGRRNLLVRAGVSLVLLSLLAWKIPWRTVWQVSQEVRGSWLVVAELLAGLQLLLGAWRWKKLLEVQRIFLSFRASFRITLLGQCFNLLLPGSSGGDIVRFVVVQSFRRRARLAVALSLIYDRLLGTIATGLSAPILAIFLPWKTIPLSTRPLWALALGTASLLGVAGLFLLFLPHSVRFRNDRCGHRRSPFWTRFWATLRRYRSCRKICWLGLGLSLLIQWGGILLYGALARGLGVGLPLLVLGVVISLATSLCSLPISIGGLGIREASLVFLLAPLGIAAPVALAFSLASFGVFAFWGTIGGILFLFPPRGPLPTHPKTRGKPVPASAPLVGEKSPTLALPPSPSCPGELPKERETGSFTNMGEATQAWEIGKKIVARLVKAGFTAYFAGGCVRDQLLGRFPKDIDIATDARPEEVQKLFPKTTGLEGKCFGVVRVLEEGHTFEVATFREDLGYEDGRRPVSVRFATAQADALRRDFTINGLFYDPLREKVIDFVGGQADLHNRLIRAIGDPRARFSEDHLRLLRAIRLAANLGFDIENATWLAIREQAAAIKNIAPERIREELDRIWTGPEPARGLRLLDESGLLVHILPEVAALHGVEQPPQYHPEGDVFEHVCLMLSHLRQAPLELTLACLFHDIGKPLTARRDENGRIRFNEHETVGARLTADILRRLRYSREITEKVSSIVANHMTFKDVPHMRLSTLKKLMARPTFALELELHRIDCLSSHGDLSIYEFLIQKQSELSQSEIEPPRLITGWDLQAMGIPAGKELGRILAEIREAQLEGKIKDRSQALALAKELVGKTGGPIQS, translated from the coding sequence ATGGAGATCGTTTTCCGGTTGTCCGATGGTAACTGTCAACACGCGCAGAGCCTTTCTTCCCTTCGACCCACAGACACCCCTAAACCGATGCACTGGCCAGCTTTCTATTTACCGTCCGGCCGCCGAAACCTTCTCGTGCGGGCGGGCGTTTCTTTGGTTCTCCTATCCCTTTTGGCCTGGAAGATACCCTGGAGGACCGTGTGGCAAGTTTCCCAAGAGGTTCGAGGCTCCTGGCTGGTGGTGGCCGAGCTCCTCGCAGGTCTCCAGCTGCTCCTTGGAGCCTGGCGCTGGAAGAAACTCCTGGAAGTACAAAGAATTTTTCTCTCCTTTCGCGCGTCTTTCCGGATTACTCTCCTCGGCCAGTGTTTCAACCTGCTTCTGCCCGGATCCAGTGGGGGGGATATCGTACGCTTTGTAGTGGTCCAGTCCTTCCGGCGTCGAGCTCGCCTCGCTGTGGCTCTCTCACTCATCTACGACCGGCTTTTAGGGACGATCGCCACCGGTCTTTCCGCTCCCATATTAGCCATTTTCCTCCCTTGGAAAACGATTCCCCTTTCAACCCGTCCCTTGTGGGCCCTTGCTTTAGGAACTGCTTCTCTTTTGGGCGTTGCCGGCCTTTTTCTTTTGTTCCTACCTCATTCCGTCCGATTTCGTAACGACCGATGCGGGCACCGCCGTTCCCCTTTTTGGACGCGGTTCTGGGCTACGCTTCGGCGCTACCGTTCCTGCCGCAAAATATGCTGGTTGGGGCTGGGTTTGTCTCTCCTCATTCAATGGGGCGGGATTCTATTGTACGGCGCTTTAGCCCGAGGACTGGGGGTAGGGCTCCCACTCCTGGTACTCGGCGTGGTTATCTCCCTAGCCACCTCGCTTTGTTCCCTCCCCATTTCCATTGGCGGATTGGGAATTCGAGAAGCTTCCCTTGTTTTCCTTCTGGCACCTTTGGGCATTGCCGCACCGGTTGCTCTGGCCTTTTCACTGGCAAGTTTTGGAGTTTTTGCCTTTTGGGGTACCATTGGGGGAATTCTTTTTCTTTTTCCCCCGCGAGGACCCCTCCCCACGCACCCCAAAACGCGTGGGAAACCCGTTCCCGCATCTGCACCCCTGGTCGGGGAAAAATCCCCCACTCTTGCTCTTCCCCCATCTCCGTCCTGCCCTGGGGAGTTGCCAAAGGAGAGGGAAACGGGTTCCTTTACCAACATGGGCGAGGCAACGCAAGCATGGGAAATTGGCAAGAAGATCGTCGCACGCCTGGTAAAAGCCGGTTTTACCGCATATTTTGCCGGAGGATGCGTGCGGGATCAGCTTCTCGGACGCTTCCCCAAGGATATTGACATTGCGACGGATGCCCGGCCTGAAGAGGTCCAGAAGCTTTTTCCAAAAACGACGGGTCTAGAAGGAAAATGCTTCGGTGTGGTGCGCGTCCTTGAAGAGGGACACACGTTTGAGGTGGCAACCTTTCGTGAGGACCTGGGATACGAGGACGGCCGACGCCCCGTTTCCGTACGCTTTGCTACCGCCCAGGCAGATGCGTTACGGCGCGACTTTACCATTAATGGCCTTTTCTACGATCCGCTTCGAGAAAAGGTCATTGATTTTGTGGGGGGTCAAGCGGACCTGCACAACCGCCTGATCCGAGCCATTGGAGACCCCCGAGCCCGGTTTTCCGAAGATCACTTGCGATTGCTGCGCGCGATCCGGCTTGCCGCCAATCTAGGCTTCGACATTGAAAACGCCACATGGCTTGCTATCCGGGAACAAGCAGCTGCAATCAAGAACATCGCGCCCGAGCGTATTCGAGAAGAATTGGATCGGATATGGACGGGACCCGAACCAGCGCGGGGTCTTCGGCTTTTGGATGAAAGCGGGCTTCTTGTGCATATCCTCCCGGAAGTGGCTGCGCTTCATGGAGTGGAACAGCCACCCCAATATCACCCGGAGGGTGACGTATTTGAGCACGTCTGCTTGATGTTATCGCATCTTCGCCAAGCTCCCTTGGAATTAACCCTGGCCTGTCTTTTCCACGACATTGGTAAACCTCTCACGGCCCGGCGGGATGAAAATGGGAGAATCCGTTTTAACGAACACGAAACGGTAGGTGCCCGATTGACCGCAGACATTCTTCGGCGGCTTCGATACAGCCGGGAAATCACTGAAAAAGTTTCCTCGATTGTAGCCAATCATATGACCTTTAAAGACGTGCCTCATATGCGCCTTTCGACTTTGAAAAAACTCATGGCGCGGCCCACGTTTGCGCTGGAACTCGAACTTCACCGGATTGATTGTCTGTCTTCTCACGGAGATTTATCGATCTATGAATTTTTGATTCAAAAACAAAGCGAGCTTAGCCAGAGCGAAATCGAACCCCCCCGGCTCATTACTGGCTGGGATCTGCAAGCTATGGGGATCCCCGCCGGAAAAGAGCTGGGTCGCATCCTGGCCGAGATCCGAGAAGCACAGCTTGAGGGAAAGATCAAGGACCGGTCCCAAGCTCTCGCCTTAGCAAAGGAGCTTGTGGGCAAAACGGGGGGACCGATACAATCGTAA
- the phoU gene encoding phosphate signaling complex protein PhoU produces the protein MPEKDPLSFEQLLNQIRSDLLLMAGLVDRSVSLALRSLFERDDRLAETVEREDVPIDELEVKLDEAIVTYIATHQPVATDCRFMIVTTQISSNLERIADLAVGIARRAKALNREPQLKPYIDLPRMGNIVLDMIRGAIQCFIQKAPEEALQIIRKDKEVDGIRNQLSRELVSFMIEDPATITRALHLLFIAHSLERMADHGKNIAEEVYYLYRAEDIRHRKELVEALAEGTVSPDKNVSI, from the coding sequence ATGCCAGAAAAAGATCCCCTTTCCTTTGAACAATTGCTCAACCAGATCCGGTCGGATCTCTTGCTCATGGCCGGACTGGTCGACCGGAGTGTATCGCTAGCGCTTCGCTCCCTATTCGAACGAGACGACCGGCTTGCTGAAACGGTTGAAAGAGAAGACGTGCCGATTGACGAACTAGAGGTCAAATTGGATGAGGCAATTGTCACGTACATCGCGACCCACCAACCAGTGGCGACCGACTGCCGCTTCATGATTGTAACCACGCAGATTTCCAGTAACCTCGAGCGCATCGCTGACCTCGCTGTGGGGATTGCCCGCAGAGCAAAAGCGCTTAACCGGGAACCCCAGCTAAAGCCTTATATCGATCTTCCGAGGATGGGTAACATTGTGCTGGACATGATCCGGGGCGCTATCCAATGTTTTATCCAAAAGGCGCCGGAGGAGGCTCTTCAGATCATTCGAAAAGACAAGGAAGTGGACGGGATTCGGAACCAGCTTTCAAGAGAACTTGTGAGCTTTATGATTGAGGATCCCGCGACGATTACAAGAGCGCTGCATCTTCTCTTTATTGCCCATAGCCTCGAACGGATGGCAGATCACGGAAAAAATATCGCGGAAGAAGTGTATTATCTTTATCGAGCAGAGGATATTCGCCATCGAAAGGAACTAGTGGAGGCCCTTGCTGAAGGGACTGTATCCCCTGATAAAAACGTCTCCATATAG
- the gcvP gene encoding aminomethyl-transferring glycine dehydrogenase, translating into MQSGSQSSSSCAWEALSLSGTPIPGLETDVLPLLEALGFSSLAQFEEAVIPAEVRTRHVFLLPQPLTEDQAKERIGQLAAQNRPFRSLAGLGYRHCQMPEWLRRHVWENIYWYSPYTPYQAEISQGRLEALFIFQTFVAELTHMEVANASLLDEASASAEAMLFCYRIAQDPRRKQFFASSECLPQTLAVLQNRAEALSWEVVIDDPFRTRLREEWFGALLPYPTVRGTIFDYRPWVQEAQKKGIRVGFACDPLALTILLPPGAMGADVVVGTTQRLGLPLFYGGPHAAFFSTRRAFLRSVPGRIVGLSRDLFGNPAFRLALQTREQHIRREKATSNICTAQVLPAIATAFYVLYHGREGLQKLARKCHLLARVVARAIGKDPRYRVDPGPYFDTLAITTTPERAEHVRKHAFDRGLFLGQRETRETGEILVAFDETVDTGVLETLLDVFLEGNLERDAWKLPRLWEEVTEDLPAELLRKESFCEQAIFRQYRTEAQLVRYIHSLAQKDYSLVHGLIPLGSCTMKWTPAACLVASRWEGFATPHPAIPLDWQEGYQELVAELEHWLCELTGFSSFTFQPNAGSQGELAGLLAIRRYHEHRGESHRKLCLIPDSAHGTNFASARLAGFDVVTLPSDKRGCLDREAWKQAIAQYGEKLGALMVTYPTTHGIFEESMTRLVQDVHEHGGLVYWDGANMNAILGLCRPAELGMDVGQLNLHKTFGIPHGGGGPGAGPVGAIAHVAPYLPSHPWDRRSDRKGGALVSSPLGNASLLPIVWVYLSLLGKEGVRKVSLTAILHANYVASRLDPYFPVLFRGPGGWVAHECVLDVRPWREAAGVGPEDIARRLMDYGFHAPTISWPVPGALMIEPTETETKEELDRFCEAMISIHTELVEIAQGKLDREDHPLRWAPHTAAMVTQERWEHSYDRKRGAFPLPWVALRKFWPAVGRIDHVYGDRFPVVRW; encoded by the coding sequence ATGCAATCGGGATCTCAGAGTTCTTCCTCTTGCGCGTGGGAAGCTCTCTCGTTGAGCGGAACCCCAATCCCGGGCTTGGAAACCGATGTCCTACCTCTTCTGGAGGCACTAGGTTTTTCTTCTCTCGCTCAGTTTGAGGAAGCAGTGATCCCTGCCGAAGTTCGCACAAGGCATGTGTTCCTTTTGCCCCAGCCTTTGACAGAGGACCAGGCCAAGGAACGGATTGGCCAGCTGGCAGCCCAAAATCGTCCCTTTCGTTCCCTTGCTGGGCTTGGTTACCGGCACTGCCAGATGCCAGAATGGTTGCGGCGTCATGTGTGGGAAAATATTTACTGGTATTCTCCGTACACTCCTTACCAGGCAGAGATCTCCCAAGGACGACTGGAAGCGCTTTTTATTTTTCAAACCTTTGTCGCGGAACTAACCCACATGGAGGTGGCCAACGCCTCTCTTCTCGATGAGGCAAGCGCTAGCGCAGAAGCCATGCTTTTTTGCTATCGGATCGCCCAAGATCCTAGGCGGAAACAATTTTTCGCTAGCTCGGAGTGTCTGCCACAAACGCTAGCGGTTCTTCAAAACCGTGCGGAAGCTCTCAGTTGGGAGGTGGTTATCGACGATCCTTTCCGAACACGCCTGAGGGAGGAATGGTTTGGTGCCCTCCTTCCCTATCCTACCGTTCGTGGCACCATTTTCGATTACCGTCCCTGGGTCCAAGAAGCTCAAAAGAAAGGGATCCGAGTGGGCTTTGCCTGCGATCCCCTGGCGCTTACGATTCTCTTGCCTCCCGGAGCTATGGGAGCAGACGTGGTCGTAGGCACGACTCAGAGGTTAGGTCTTCCTCTTTTTTATGGAGGCCCGCACGCAGCGTTTTTTTCTACGCGAAGAGCTTTCCTTCGAAGCGTACCTGGCCGGATCGTAGGGCTAAGCCGTGATCTTTTCGGTAATCCCGCCTTTCGCTTGGCCCTTCAGACTCGAGAACAACACATTCGACGCGAAAAAGCGACGAGCAACATTTGCACAGCTCAGGTTCTCCCGGCGATTGCCACTGCCTTTTATGTCCTTTATCACGGAAGGGAGGGATTACAAAAACTTGCCCGGAAATGTCACCTCTTGGCCCGGGTAGTGGCACGTGCGATTGGGAAAGATCCGCGGTACCGTGTGGATCCGGGCCCCTATTTCGACACGCTCGCCATCACTACCACTCCCGAGCGGGCGGAACATGTTCGGAAGCACGCTTTCGACCGAGGCCTTTTTTTGGGTCAACGGGAAACCCGAGAGACAGGAGAAATTCTGGTAGCGTTCGACGAGACGGTAGACACGGGGGTGCTAGAGACGCTTTTGGACGTTTTCTTGGAGGGTAACCTGGAGCGGGATGCGTGGAAGCTTCCAAGACTTTGGGAGGAAGTAACCGAGGATCTTCCAGCTGAGCTATTGCGGAAGGAAAGTTTCTGCGAGCAGGCGATCTTTCGGCAGTACCGGACCGAAGCCCAGCTGGTCCGATACATTCACTCCCTGGCGCAAAAAGACTATAGCCTTGTACATGGGCTGATCCCCTTGGGCTCATGCACAATGAAATGGACACCTGCAGCTTGCTTGGTGGCGTCGCGATGGGAAGGATTTGCAACCCCCCATCCCGCCATTCCCCTCGATTGGCAGGAGGGATACCAGGAGCTGGTCGCGGAACTGGAACACTGGCTCTGCGAGCTTACAGGGTTCTCCTCCTTCACGTTTCAACCCAACGCAGGTTCCCAGGGCGAGCTAGCAGGGTTGCTTGCGATTCGTCGTTATCACGAGCACCGTGGGGAATCGCATCGCAAACTGTGTTTGATTCCGGATAGCGCCCACGGGACCAATTTCGCCAGTGCACGGCTTGCGGGCTTTGACGTTGTAACTCTCCCATCCGACAAGCGGGGGTGCCTCGATCGGGAAGCGTGGAAGCAAGCTATTGCCCAGTATGGAGAAAAGCTTGGGGCGTTGATGGTTACCTACCCCACCACACACGGAATTTTTGAGGAAAGTATGACGCGACTCGTCCAGGATGTGCATGAACACGGGGGGCTTGTGTACTGGGACGGCGCCAACATGAACGCAATCTTAGGACTCTGTCGCCCGGCAGAACTGGGTATGGATGTTGGACAGCTGAATCTCCACAAAACATTTGGTATTCCCCATGGGGGAGGAGGCCCGGGGGCAGGACCAGTGGGAGCAATAGCGCATGTAGCCCCCTACCTCCCGTCCCACCCATGGGATAGAAGGAGCGACCGAAAAGGGGGGGCGCTTGTCTCCTCACCCTTGGGCAACGCAAGTCTTCTTCCTATCGTTTGGGTCTATCTATCGCTCTTAGGAAAAGAAGGGGTACGCAAGGTTTCGCTTACCGCTATTCTTCATGCCAACTATGTGGCCTCCCGTCTTGACCCCTACTTTCCGGTTCTCTTCCGAGGCCCCGGAGGTTGGGTCGCCCACGAATGCGTGCTCGATGTACGACCTTGGAGGGAAGCGGCAGGAGTGGGTCCAGAGGACATCGCCCGCCGGCTGATGGACTATGGATTTCATGCTCCTACGATTTCCTGGCCGGTGCCCGGCGCTCTCATGATCGAGCCGACAGAAACGGAGACAAAGGAGGAGCTTGACCGGTTCTGCGAGGCAATGATCTCCATTCACACTGAGCTTGTGGAAATTGCCCAGGGGAAACTCGACCGGGAGGATCACCCTCTTCGCTGGGCTCCGCATACAGCTGCCATGGTTACCCAGGAGCGCTGGGAGCACAGCTACGACCGGAAACGGGGAGCATTCCCCTTGCCCTGGGTCGCCTTGCGCAAATTCTGGCCGGCAGTCGGGCGCATCGATCACGTCTATGGAGATCGTTTTCCGGTTGTCCGATGGTAA